A single genomic interval of Ruminococcus sp. NK3A76 harbors:
- a CDS encoding tyrosine-type recombinase/integrase: protein MQKRKDHKGRVLKDGESYRNSENRYSYRWTDKQGKRHSIYSQTLEGLRKREAEITNDIYEGIRTDSRNITVNDMFQAWKNDKKGLRSSTRGNYTYMYEQYVRDGFGKTKLKDVRKSDVRRFYNELHDTRNLSFNTIEIIHNVIHQLFALAVDDEYIRNNPTDMALKDCKLAHNYQRPKRHALTIPEQTAFIEYIKNDPKFRHWLPLFTFFLGTGCRVSEVIALRWEDIDFDDGIININHGITYYQREENKCYFSISEDTKTEAGKRIIPMLSEVRQALLNEREYQKEAEITCQVTIDGYTDFVFLNRYGNVHNPQTINRAISRIVQAHNIEEIELAEKQKREPVIIPHFSCHNLRHTFATRYCENENNIKVIQEILGHKDIATTMDVYAEATKDAKKKSFTELDGKIKIT, encoded by the coding sequence ATGCAGAAAAGGAAAGATCATAAAGGCAGAGTTTTGAAGGATGGCGAATCCTACCGTAATTCCGAAAACAGGTATTCCTACCGTTGGACCGACAAGCAGGGTAAACGTCACAGCATATATTCGCAGACGCTGGAAGGACTCCGCAAAAGAGAAGCTGAGATCACGAATGATATTTATGAGGGTATCCGCACCGACTCAAGAAACATCACGGTGAATGATATGTTTCAGGCATGGAAAAATGATAAAAAGGGTCTGCGCTCCTCCACAAGAGGAAACTACACTTATATGTATGAACAGTATGTCAGGGACGGATTTGGAAAGACTAAATTGAAAGATGTACGCAAGTCCGATGTCCGCAGATTTTATAACGAGCTTCACGATACACGAAATTTATCTTTCAATACTATCGAGATCATTCATAATGTGATACATCAGTTGTTTGCACTCGCAGTCGATGATGAGTATATCAGGAACAATCCGACCGATATGGCATTAAAGGACTGCAAGCTGGCTCACAACTATCAGCGGCCTAAGCGTCACGCTCTCACGATACCCGAACAAACAGCGTTCATCGAGTACATAAAGAACGATCCCAAGTTCAGGCACTGGCTGCCGCTGTTCACGTTCTTTCTCGGTACGGGCTGTCGTGTGTCGGAGGTCATCGCACTTCGCTGGGAGGATATTGATTTTGATGATGGTATTATCAACATCAATCACGGTATCACATATTATCAGCGTGAGGAGAACAAATGCTATTTCAGCATTTCCGAGGACACCAAGACCGAAGCAGGCAAAAGGATAATACCTATGCTTTCAGAGGTCAGGCAGGCGCTTCTGAACGAGCGTGAGTACCAGAAGGAAGCGGAGATCACCTGTCAGGTAACTATCGACGGTTATACAGATTTTGTGTTTCTTAATCGCTATGGCAATGTTCACAATCCGCAGACGATAAATCGGGCGATCAGCCGGATAGTGCAGGCACACAACATTGAAGAGATAGAGCTTGCCGAAAAGCAGAAGCGTGAGCCGGTCATCATACCTCATTTCTCCTGCCACAATTTAAGACACACATTCGCCACTCGCTACTGCGAGAATGAGAACAACATCAAGGTCATTCAGGAGATCTTAGGTCATAAAGACATAGCGACTACGATGGACGTATATGCTGAAGCCACAAAGGACGCTAAGAAAAAATCGTTCACCGAGCTTGACGGCAAGATCAAAATAACCTGA
- a CDS encoding DUF4268 domain-containing protein, producing MKIGKLQEVEIRDLWHYEQYDFSAWLVKDDNIALLNEKLGLTLVDINTEAYVGAYRCDIVAVDETTGIKVIIENQLENSNHDHLGKIITYASGLDAKVIVWIVKEARDEHRSAIEWLNNNTSKDINFFLIELHAYKIGDSDPAPMFQIIEQPNDFIKESKNNKSADAMNKRQSERVEFWTMFNEHIIDRGKPFSVRKATTDHWYDIAIGTSAAHISVTLVNKDSYVGVELYINSNKALFDKLYEDREEIEERLGFKLDWQRLDNAKASRILYRIDGLNFDDHSNYDALIDEAIDKVIKMKSVFKDRVK from the coding sequence ATGAAAATAGGAAAACTTCAAGAAGTAGAGATTAGGGACTTATGGCATTATGAGCAGTATGACTTCTCCGCTTGGCTTGTTAAGGACGATAATATTGCCCTGCTGAACGAAAAGCTCGGTTTAACGCTCGTTGATATTAACACCGAAGCCTACGTCGGAGCATATAGATGTGATATTGTTGCCGTTGATGAAACAACAGGTATCAAGGTAATTATCGAAAATCAGCTTGAAAACTCAAATCATGATCATCTCGGTAAGATCATAACATACGCTTCGGGGCTTGATGCAAAAGTCATTGTATGGATCGTAAAGGAAGCAAGAGATGAACATAGAAGTGCTATCGAATGGCTGAATAACAACACTTCAAAGGATATAAACTTTTTCCTGATCGAGCTTCACGCATACAAGATCGGGGACTCTGATCCTGCACCAATGTTTCAGATCATTGAGCAGCCCAATGATTTCATCAAAGAGTCCAAAAACAACAAATCCGCTGATGCTATGAATAAAAGGCAGTCTGAACGAGTTGAATTTTGGACTATGTTTAATGAGCATATCATTGATCGTGGAAAACCGTTTAGTGTAAGGAAAGCCACAACAGACCATTGGTATGATATTGCAATTGGCACAAGTGCCGCACATATCAGCGTAACTCTTGTAAACAAGGATTCATATGTAGGTGTGGAACTCTATATCAATTCCAACAAAGCATTATTTGATAAGCTATATGAAGATCGGGAAGAAATAGAAGAACGGCTCGGTTTTAAGTTAGATTGGCAGAGGCTTGATAACGCAAAGGCAAGCCGAATACTTTATAGGATAGACGGCTTGAATTTTGATGACCATAGCAATTATGATGCTCTAATTGACGAAGCGATAGATAAGGTTATCAAGATGAAGTCGGTATTTAAGGATAGAGTGAAATAA
- the rpsI gene encoding 30S ribosomal protein S9 encodes MYESKKPYFYGTGRRKHSVARVRVYEGEGKITINGRDIDDYFGLETLKLIVRQPFGVTDTNGKYDIVCTVAGGGVTGQAGAIRHGLSRALLQADPEFRAVLKKEGFLTRDPRMKERKKYGLKAARRAPQFSKR; translated from the coding sequence ATGTACGAATCTAAGAAGCCCTACTTCTACGGCACAGGAAGAAGAAAGCACTCTGTAGCACGAGTTCGTGTTTACGAGGGCGAAGGTAAAATAACCATCAACGGCAGAGACATTGATGATTACTTTGGTCTTGAAACTCTCAAGCTCATCGTTCGTCAGCCCTTTGGCGTTACTGACACTAACGGCAAGTACGACATCGTTTGCACTGTTGCAGGCGGCGGCGTTACCGGTCAGGCTGGTGCTATCAGACACGGCCTCTCAAGAGCTCTTCTTCAGGCTGATCCCGAGTTCAGAGCTGTCCTCAAAAAGGAAGGCTTCCTCACTCGTGACCCCAGAATGAAGGAAAGAAAGAAGTACGGTCTCAAGGCTGCAAGACGTGCTCCGCAGTTCAGCAAGAGATAA
- a CDS encoding excisionase translates to MNKKTTNEVPIWEKSNLTLAEAALYSGIGINRLRVLSDEKNCPFVLWVGSKRLIKRKKLDEFLERQFSI, encoded by the coding sequence TTGAACAAAAAGACAACAAACGAAGTGCCAATTTGGGAGAAAAGTAATCTAACGCTCGCTGAAGCCGCACTCTATTCCGGTATCGGGATAAATCGGCTGAGAGTGCTTTCAGATGAAAAGAACTGTCCATTCGTGCTGTGGGTCGGCAGTAAGAGGCTCATCAAGAGAAAGAAGCTGGACGAGTTTCTTGAAAGGCAGTTTTCTATATAA
- a CDS encoding relaxase/mobilization nuclease domain-containing protein, which yields MLYTASVNCMTDAESAYLQMRLVYDQFAKDHFNSPPPLQGKGSVKAIHYIQSFATDDNVTPELAHKIAKAFLRKAFGDDVQAVIATHVDKDHLHSHIIINSYSLSGKKYYANRKSLKRIREISDGVCKAFSIDIHPNLTGKDKSINHKEWEHKKNGTSWKQQIRDEIDKLIPTVNSLDELLQMLEEHGYEVKRSKYISIRAPGQERFVRTKTLGDEYTEDSLNTRIRYREVGAGNTPEQTENSKLQAAYVAIIGDVRILAAQRKKVPRKRIVTAAYSVENDLDVYKLSAQIAVINKDNIKSVGDLQGRIAKLRADYEKQRREINNYIDAHNRLVSLWEQAQLFDELSSKDKLLDAEQLQLTICRQAMEQNNIHSKADIDHLRNQTYSLQTKINALKDTLEKTRQRYDVYCDIAKTYGEISKGDYISNLVEEEKHRKTQTNKKKPHR from the coding sequence TTGCTTTACACGGCATCGGTAAATTGCATGACCGACGCTGAATCCGCTTACTTGCAGATGCGGCTGGTCTATGACCAATTTGCCAAAGACCATTTTAACAGCCCTCCGCCGCTGCAAGGCAAAGGCTCGGTAAAAGCTATCCACTATATACAGAGTTTCGCTACTGATGACAATGTCACGCCCGAACTCGCCCACAAGATTGCAAAAGCATTTCTCCGCAAGGCTTTCGGTGATGATGTGCAGGCGGTCATCGCAACGCACGTTGACAAGGATCATCTTCACAGCCATATCATCATAAATTCCTATTCGCTGTCCGGGAAGAAATATTATGCGAACCGCAAGTCTTTGAAGAGAATCCGTGAAATATCGGACGGAGTGTGCAAGGCATTTAGCATAGACATTCACCCCAACCTCACAGGCAAGGACAAATCAATAAACCATAAAGAATGGGAGCACAAGAAGAACGGCACCTCTTGGAAACAGCAAATTCGTGATGAGATCGACAAGCTGATACCTACTGTCAATTCGCTTGACGAACTCTTGCAGATGCTCGAAGAACATGGCTATGAAGTCAAGCGTAGCAAGTATATCTCAATCAGAGCTCCCGGGCAGGAACGCTTTGTAAGAACGAAAACGCTGGGCGATGAGTACACCGAGGATAGCTTGAATACCCGCATTCGCTATCGTGAGGTGGGTGCTGGAAATACGCCCGAGCAAACTGAAAACTCAAAGTTGCAGGCTGCCTATGTTGCTATAATTGGTGACGTTCGCATACTTGCCGCCCAACGAAAGAAAGTCCCTCGCAAGAGAATCGTCACAGCTGCATACTCTGTTGAAAATGATCTTGATGTGTATAAGTTGTCGGCACAGATTGCGGTAATAAACAAGGATAATATCAAATCCGTTGGTGACCTGCAAGGGAGAATTGCTAAGCTGCGTGCTGACTATGAAAAACAGAGGAGAGAGATCAATAACTATATTGATGCACACAACAGGCTTGTAAGCCTATGGGAGCAGGCACAGCTTTTTGATGAATTATCATCTAAGGACAAGCTGTTAGACGCCGAGCAGCTTCAACTCACAATTTGCAGGCAGGCTATGGAACAGAATAACATTCACAGCAAGGCAGACATTGACCACCTGCGTAATCAAACCTACAGCCTGCAAACAAAGATCAATGCCCTAAAAGATACGCTTGAAAAGACTCGCCAGCGCTATGACGTGTACTGCGATATTGCCAAAACCTATGGGGAGATTTCAAAGGGTGACTATATCAGCAATCTTGTCGAAGAAGAAAAGCATCGCAAAACACAGACAAACAAAAAGAAACCACACAGATAA
- a CDS encoding radical SAM mobile pair protein A, whose translation MSVCIKDQIQNMNLVIGCTVGCQYCYARNNVKRWHMIDDFAKPEFFPGKLKMMEKKRPQNFLLTGMSDLAGWQDEWRNEVFAKIRENPQHQFLFLSKRPDLLNFDTDLDNAWFGVTVTRKSELWRIDALRKNIRAKHYHVTFEPLFDDPSEVDLSCIDWLVVGTMTGAQSKKVRTEPEWAWSLTDQAHEAGIPVFMKEDLEPIIGDENMIQELPESFNKVLEEQRAWHR comes from the coding sequence ATGAGCGTTTGTATAAAGGACCAGATACAGAACATGAATCTGGTCATCGGCTGTACTGTTGGCTGTCAATACTGCTACGCCCGTAACAACGTGAAACGCTGGCATATGATCGATGATTTTGCCAAACCGGAGTTTTTTCCGGGGAAGCTCAAAATGATGGAAAAAAAACGTCCGCAGAATTTTCTGCTAACCGGTATGAGCGATCTTGCCGGTTGGCAGGATGAATGGCGGAACGAGGTGTTTGCGAAGATACGTGAAAACCCACAGCACCAGTTTCTCTTTCTGAGCAAGCGACCCGATTTGTTAAATTTTGATACAGACCTTGATAATGCGTGGTTCGGAGTGACGGTAACGAGAAAGTCAGAACTATGGAGAATCGATGCTCTTCGGAAGAATATCCGGGCAAAGCATTATCATGTGACATTTGAACCGCTGTTTGATGATCCCAGTGAAGTAGACCTTTCCTGCATTGATTGGCTCGTTGTCGGTACCATGACCGGAGCGCAAAGCAAGAAGGTGCGTACCGAGCCGGAATGGGCATGGTCACTTACGGATCAGGCACACGAAGCCGGAATTCCCGTTTTTATGAAGGAAGATCTTGAACCTATCATTGGGGATGAAAATATGATTCAGGAGCTGCCGGAGTCTTTTAATAAGGTATTGGAGGAACAAAGAGCATGGCACAGATAA
- a CDS encoding radical SAM mobile pair system MarR family transcriptional regulator, with translation MNGGFLVTKIKQLGDRVFERILLKKGIDAFNGAQGRILYALWQEDGVPIKTVSEKCGLAITSLTTMLERMEKSGLIRREQDQQDKRKTLLYLTEKAHKLKVDYDDVSAGMGRIYYKGFSENEIVQFESYLERIQKNLEGWREE, from the coding sequence ATGAATGGTGGATTTTTAGTAACGAAAATAAAACAGCTTGGGGACAGGGTTTTCGAGCGGATTTTATTAAAAAAAGGCATCGACGCCTTCAATGGCGCACAGGGACGTATTCTTTATGCGCTATGGCAGGAGGACGGTGTGCCAATCAAAACCGTGTCGGAAAAATGTGGTCTTGCCATCACATCGCTTACTACCATGCTTGAAAGAATGGAGAAAAGCGGCCTTATCCGCCGTGAACAGGATCAGCAGGATAAGCGAAAAACACTTCTCTATCTTACTGAAAAAGCACATAAATTAAAAGTTGATTATGACGATGTCTCTGCCGGAATGGGCAGGATCTATTATAAAGGCTTTTCGGAAAACGAGATTGTGCAGTTTGAGTCATATCTCGAACGCATTCAAAAAAATCTTGAAGGGTGGCGTGAAGAATGA
- a CDS encoding radical SAM mobile pair protein B gives MAQINMDGVLIGEVETKNIMTKSSLPVGGYSVNPYVGCTHACKYCYASFMKRFTGHAEEWGTFLDVKRWPKIKNPKKYSGQRVVIGSVTDGYNPQEERFGNTRKLLEQLIGSGADILICTKSDLVVRDIDLLKKLGQVTVSWSINTLDENFKNEMDAAVSIERRIAAMKKIYDAGIRTVCFVSPVFPGITDLEAIFERVHNQCDLFWLENLNLRGGFKKTIMDYIAEKRPDLLPLYDEIYNKHNRSYFEALEKKAEEMAKTYDCPFVDNEMPYGRVPQGHPVIVDYFYHEEIRGSDNTGKRNKLEI, from the coding sequence ATGGCACAGATAAATATGGACGGCGTTCTCATCGGTGAGGTCGAAACAAAAAATATCATGACAAAATCCAGTCTGCCCGTGGGCGGATATTCTGTGAATCCCTACGTGGGATGTACCCATGCCTGTAAGTACTGCTATGCTTCATTTATGAAACGCTTTACTGGACATGCTGAAGAATGGGGAACCTTTCTCGATGTTAAGCGTTGGCCTAAAATAAAAAATCCGAAGAAGTATTCCGGTCAGCGAGTGGTAATCGGCTCGGTCACTGACGGATACAATCCGCAAGAGGAGCGGTTTGGCAATACAAGAAAGCTGTTGGAGCAGCTTATCGGCAGCGGTGCGGATATCCTGATCTGCACGAAGTCCGATCTGGTAGTGCGTGACATTGATCTGCTGAAAAAGCTGGGACAGGTTACCGTTTCGTGGTCGATAAATACGCTTGATGAGAATTTCAAAAACGAAATGGATGCCGCAGTCAGCATTGAACGCAGAATTGCCGCCATGAAAAAGATATACGATGCAGGTATCCGCACAGTCTGTTTCGTATCTCCCGTATTTCCCGGCATCACAGACTTGGAAGCCATTTTTGAGCGTGTGCATAATCAATGCGATTTGTTCTGGCTTGAGAATCTGAATCTGCGAGGCGGCTTCAAGAAGACAATTATGGATTATATTGCCGAAAAGCGTCCTGATCTTTTGCCACTTTATGATGAGATATACAACAAGCATAATCGCAGCTACTTTGAAGCATTGGAGAAAAAAGCGGAAGAAATGGCAAAGACATATGACTGTCCGTTCGTGGATAATGAAATGCCATATGGCAGGGTTCCGCAGGGGCATCCAGTAATAGTGGATTATTTCTACCACGAAGAGATCAGAGGGTCGGATAATACTGGAAAACGAAATAAATTAGAAATATAA
- a CDS encoding carbon starvation CstA family protein: MMISLLVSFAVLIVGYLIYGRLAERVFSPDDRQTPAVAINDGVDCVPMKTWKAFLVQLLNIAGTGPIFGALMGAVFGPVVFLWIVFGSILGGAVHDYMSGMISSRHSGASVAELSGTYLGKGARWVMRVFSVVLLVLCGTVFVTSPAGLLDKLTPDWMSSTVWAVIILAYYLLATLLPIDKLIGSLYPVFAVLLIVMAGAVIGGIVFSGGEYTIPELSIKNISPDGTPVWPYMFITVACGAISGFHATQSPMIAKCITTEKVGRKVFYGAMISESVIALVWAAAGVSFYGTTQLLSEALSKGASNVVYDISTGVLGTFGGILAVAGVVICPITSGDTAFRSARLIIAETFNLEQKKIKNRLLITIPLLIIGGLLTWFAVINDNGFQTVWRYFSWSNQTLAMVALWTATAYLLKQGKYRFGSLLTALPASFMTAVSLTYILTAKEGFGLDYNVSVIAGISASAAAFIVYILALRRKKQEVADK, encoded by the coding sequence ATGATGATATCGCTGCTTGTTTCATTTGCTGTGCTGATAGTGGGATATCTGATATACGGCAGACTTGCTGAGAGGGTGTTCTCGCCTGATGACAGGCAGACACCGGCTGTCGCAATAAACGACGGCGTGGACTGCGTGCCTATGAAGACCTGGAAGGCGTTTTTGGTGCAGCTGCTAAATATTGCAGGCACGGGGCCTATCTTCGGGGCACTCATGGGGGCTGTGTTCGGGCCGGTGGTGTTTTTGTGGATAGTCTTCGGCTCGATACTCGGCGGAGCTGTACATGACTATATGAGCGGTATGATAAGCTCACGCCACAGCGGCGCATCTGTAGCCGAGCTGTCCGGCACATATCTCGGCAAGGGTGCAAGGTGGGTCATGCGTGTGTTCTCGGTCGTGCTGCTCGTGCTGTGCGGAACCGTCTTCGTCACGAGCCCTGCCGGTCTTCTTGACAAGCTCACCCCCGACTGGATGAGCTCGACAGTGTGGGCTGTAATCATACTTGCATACTACCTACTTGCTACTCTGCTGCCTATAGACAAGCTCATCGGCAGCCTTTACCCGGTGTTTGCCGTGCTGCTCATAGTCATGGCAGGGGCAGTCATCGGCGGCATCGTATTCTCGGGCGGAGAATACACTATCCCTGAGCTGTCGATCAAAAACATCTCCCCTGACGGCACGCCGGTGTGGCCTTATATGTTCATCACGGTCGCCTGCGGTGCGATATCGGGCTTTCATGCAACACAGTCTCCTATGATAGCCAAGTGCATCACCACAGAGAAGGTCGGCAGGAAGGTGTTCTACGGCGCTATGATATCCGAGTCGGTCATTGCTCTCGTGTGGGCGGCGGCAGGCGTGTCATTCTACGGCACCACACAGCTGCTCAGTGAAGCGCTGTCAAAGGGCGCATCTAACGTCGTATATGACATCTCAACAGGCGTGCTCGGCACCTTCGGCGGCATACTCGCCGTTGCAGGCGTGGTTATCTGCCCTATCACATCGGGTGACACTGCATTCAGGAGCGCAAGGCTCATAATCGCCGAGACATTCAACCTTGAACAGAAGAAGATAAAGAACCGCCTGCTCATAACTATTCCCCTGCTTATCATCGGCGGACTGCTGACATGGTTCGCGGTGATAAACGACAACGGCTTTCAGACGGTATGGCGCTATTTCTCATGGAGCAATCAGACGCTTGCAATGGTTGCGCTATGGACTGCAACAGCCTACCTCTTAAAGCAGGGCAAATACCGTTTCGGCTCGCTGCTTACAGCCCTGCCGGCATCGTTTATGACCGCTGTGAGCCTGACCTACATACTCACCGCCAAAGAAGGCTTCGGGCTTGACTACAATGTTTCAGTCATAGCAGGTATATCCGCTTCGGCTGCAGCGTTTATAGTATACATACTTGCGCTGAGACGCAAAAAGCAGGAAGTTGCCGATAAATGA
- the mobC gene encoding plasmid mobilization relaxosome protein MobC has protein sequence MIKIARKYKQVKRKELTFDLSDWEKIERRAEACHTDTTKYLRRMILDHEPIFYDMKNVAPMINGMRTISRNINQIAKKANETNTLNAEDYETLRKEVESLFRTVNLSLSTLLSRKV, from the coding sequence TTGATAAAAATAGCAAGAAAATACAAACAAGTAAAACGCAAGGAACTGACATTTGACCTTAGTGACTGGGAGAAAATCGAGCGTCGGGCTGAGGCTTGTCACACCGACACAACGAAATATCTCCGCAGAATGATACTTGACCATGAGCCGATCTTTTACGATATGAAAAATGTCGCACCGATGATAAACGGAATGCGAACTATCTCACGCAACATCAACCAGATTGCAAAAAAGGCGAACGAAACAAACACGCTCAACGCTGAGGACTACGAAACTTTGAGAAAAGAGGTGGAATCGCTATTCCGTACTGTAAATCTATCGCTCTCCACGCTACTGTCGAGAAAAGTCTGA
- a CDS encoding GGDEF domain-containing protein, protein MFSIVMLYVWMFHNVAIRSEEKLEEMAMRDNLTGLYNRHFLLGTLDNMSIGASKERWLALLDIDDFKNVNDTYGHNCGDYILHRVAEIAQEVCSGCIICRWGGEEFIILSSVNDSTGLVESLRQRISDEEFSYDTTTLHITVTIGVASYDEEMTNDGWISKADERLYSGKNKVVT, encoded by the coding sequence TTGTTCAGTATAGTTATGCTCTATGTGTGGATGTTCCATAACGTTGCTATCAGGTCGGAGGAGAAGCTCGAAGAAATGGCTATGAGAGATAATCTCACAGGGCTTTATAACCGGCATTTCCTGCTGGGTACACTTGATAATATGAGTATAGGTGCATCTAAGGAGCGCTGGCTCGCACTGCTTGATATTGACGATTTCAAGAACGTCAACGATACCTACGGCCATAACTGCGGCGACTACATACTCCATAGGGTCGCAGAGATAGCTCAGGAGGTGTGCAGCGGCTGTATCATATGCCGCTGGGGCGGTGAGGAGTTTATTATCCTTTCCTCAGTAAATGACAGCACAGGCCTTGTAGAATCGCTCAGACAGAGGATATCCGACGAGGAGTTCAGCTACGACACGACAACGCTGCATATAACTGTTACTATCGGTGTGGCAAGCTATGATGAGGAAATGACTAACGACGGCTGGATATCAAAAGCCGACGAGAGGCTCTATTCAGGCAAGAATAAGGTCGTGACATAA